One Candidatus Effluviviaceae Genus V sp. genomic window carries:
- a CDS encoding Do family serine endopeptidase — MTHIGGDDDMRSWTSLVAGGAILIVAGLVLGVMITANYDWAPESSAQDIGPSRTPELSVSPVALGESPFVSVAEELLPAVVSVDTKRTITRGNDPFQDMFRDFFGERMYRDYFGDEGTEREYEIPGSASGFIFDDSGYVMTNNHVVDGADEVVVALDDGREFDAEIVGQDPSTDIAVLRIEGDDLPSVRLGDSDAIRVGDWAIAIGNPLELEGTVTVGVISAVGRADLNIRGGAPIYQDFIQTDASINFGNSGGPLVNIRGEVIGVNSAINPSANGIGFAIPIDLAYQVAESLMQEGRVVRGYLGVFPQEITQDLAEAQGLDDIEGVLIASVEDGTPADEAGLEPGDVIVEFDGSEISTVSQFRMVVAGVAPGEKTDMTVIRDGRRRRLTARLDERPGQDVAEVEEAEPEPEAWFGIDVLGLSHPMVRELGVEAEHGVVVVRVEAGSPAADGGIQVGDVIQRVGDREVENLEDYRSIMEDMEGRTKPVAFMVRRGQYTYFVAVRPEAE; from the coding sequence GGACCAGTTTGGTAGCCGGTGGTGCGATCCTGATCGTGGCAGGGCTCGTTCTCGGGGTCATGATCACGGCGAACTACGACTGGGCGCCGGAGTCGTCGGCGCAGGACATCGGTCCTTCCAGGACGCCCGAGCTGTCGGTGTCGCCCGTCGCCCTCGGCGAGAGTCCGTTCGTCTCGGTGGCCGAGGAGCTTCTGCCGGCGGTCGTCAGCGTCGATACGAAGCGGACGATCACCAGAGGAAACGACCCATTCCAGGACATGTTCCGCGACTTCTTCGGAGAGCGGATGTACCGCGACTACTTCGGCGACGAGGGGACCGAGCGGGAGTACGAGATCCCCGGGTCGGCCTCGGGCTTCATCTTCGATGACAGCGGATACGTCATGACGAACAACCACGTCGTCGACGGCGCCGACGAGGTCGTCGTCGCGCTCGACGACGGCCGCGAGTTCGATGCCGAGATCGTGGGTCAGGACCCGAGCACCGACATCGCCGTCCTCAGGATCGAGGGCGACGACCTCCCGAGCGTCCGTCTGGGCGACTCGGATGCCATCCGTGTCGGTGATTGGGCCATAGCGATCGGGAACCCCCTGGAGCTCGAGGGCACGGTGACGGTCGGTGTCATCAGCGCCGTCGGGCGCGCCGACCTGAATATCCGCGGCGGGGCGCCGATCTACCAGGACTTCATCCAGACGGACGCGTCGATCAACTTCGGAAACAGCGGCGGACCGCTGGTCAACATAAGAGGCGAGGTCATCGGCGTGAACTCGGCCATCAATCCGTCTGCGAACGGGATCGGCTTCGCCATCCCGATCGATCTGGCGTACCAGGTCGCCGAGTCGCTGATGCAGGAGGGACGCGTCGTCCGCGGGTACCTCGGCGTCTTCCCTCAGGAGATCACGCAGGATCTGGCAGAGGCACAGGGCCTCGACGACATTGAGGGCGTTCTGATCGCCTCCGTGGAGGATGGGACGCCCGCGGACGAGGCGGGGCTCGAGCCGGGTGACGTCATCGTCGAGTTCGACGGCTCCGAGATCTCGACGGTCTCCCAGTTCCGTATGGTCGTCGCCGGCGTGGCGCCCGGAGAGAAGACCGACATGACGGTCATCCGTGACGGCCGACGCAGGCGCCTGACCGCGAGGCTCGACGAGCGGCCCGGACAGGACGTGGCCGAGGTCGAGGAGGCCGAGCCGGAGCCAGAGGCGTGGTTCGGGATCGATGTGCTGGGGCTCAGTCACCCGATGGTTCGTGAGCTCGGCGTCGAGGCCGAGCACGGCGTGGTGGTCGTCCGCGTTGAAGCGGGGAGCCCTGCGGCCGACGGCGGCATCCAGGTCGGTGACGTCATCCAGCGCGTCGGCGACAGAGAAGTTGAGAACCTCGAGGACTACAGGAGCATCATGGAAGACATGGAGGGACGGACCAAACCCGTCGCCTTCATGGTGCGGAGGGGCCAGTACACCTACTTCGTTGCAGTGCGCCCCGAAGCCGAATAG
- a CDS encoding sigma-70 family RNA polymerase sigma factor, producing MTYYGSPAEEDKCLESYLQEIAQTPLLTREEEHEIGLRILKGDQAARDELVKANLRFVVSVAKGYARKTGSPIMDVINQGNLGLIEAAKRFDANRGRKFITYAVWWIRHAILKGMAEQSGAMRLPLNKSGAIRRMWRTLERMRQENGREPTDAELAKAMKMKVREIRELKKLSVTSLSLDAPIAGDEDLDLIDMVADPAEDPALQSLHYESLDREVDMALEALTAREAKILRHYFGLAGEKKKTLEEIGTMMGLTRERIRQIKEEALRKLRESPTLDELRSYLN from the coding sequence ATGACGTACTACGGAAGCCCGGCAGAGGAAGACAAGTGCCTGGAGAGCTACCTCCAGGAGATCGCGCAGACCCCGCTCCTCACACGTGAGGAGGAGCACGAGATCGGTCTTCGCATCCTGAAGGGCGACCAGGCCGCCAGGGATGAGCTTGTCAAGGCGAACCTCCGTTTCGTTGTCAGCGTGGCGAAGGGCTACGCGCGGAAGACGGGTTCGCCCATCATGGATGTGATCAACCAGGGGAACCTGGGACTCATCGAGGCGGCCAAGCGGTTCGATGCGAACCGCGGCCGCAAGTTCATCACGTACGCGGTCTGGTGGATCAGACACGCGATCCTCAAGGGCATGGCCGAGCAGAGCGGCGCGATGCGCCTTCCGCTCAACAAGTCCGGTGCGATCCGCAGGATGTGGCGGACGCTGGAGCGGATGAGGCAGGAGAACGGCCGAGAGCCGACCGACGCCGAGCTCGCGAAGGCCATGAAGATGAAGGTCAGGGAGATCAGGGAGCTCAAGAAGCTCTCCGTCACGAGCCTGTCGCTCGACGCGCCGATCGCCGGCGACGAGGATCTCGATCTCATTGACATGGTCGCCGATCCCGCCGAGGATCCGGCGCTGCAGAGCCTACACTACGAGTCGCTCGACCGCGAGGTCGACATGGCACTCGAGGCGCTTACTGCACGCGAGGCGAAGATCCTCAGGCACTACTTCGGCCTGGCCGGAGAGAAGAAGAAGACGCTCGAGGAGATCGGGACGATGATGGGGTTGACCCGCGAGCGCATCCGCCAGATCAAGGAGGAAGCGCTCAGGAAGCTCCGGGAGTCGCCGACCCTCGACGAGCTGAGATCGTATCTCAACTGA